The Streptomyces laurentii genome contains a region encoding:
- a CDS encoding dipeptide-binding ABC transporter, periplasmic substrate-binding component (Bacterial extracellular solute-binding proteins, family 5 Middle; pfam00496;~Dipeptide-binding ABC transporter, periplasmic substrate-binding component [Streptomyces venezuelae ATCC10712];~The substrate-binding domain of an ABC-type nickel/oligopeptide-like import system contains the type 2 periplasmic binding fold; cd00995;~identified by MetaGeneAnnotator; putative), with protein MRGAKSAKWVAGAIVVALAATACGGGKSDGGSDAKGKVDPNGIFSMDLGEPEKPLFTGDTMESNGSAVMKSVYSTLVKYKADGSLEMLNAESLTTTDSKTWTVKLKPGWTFHDGTPVTSKSYVDAWNWNANIANAMGLSSWFADIKGFDKVHPEKEGAKPASDKMDGLKIVDDTTFTIELSKPVPYFGHKLAYIPFAPLAASFYKDPKAAGQAPVGNGPYKFKSWDHKKQIEVTRFDGYKGPNKAKNGGVLFKNYTTVEAAYEDLKSGNLDIIRQIGPKDLPVYRDDLGDRAVDQSYSAIQTIAVAYYADMWKKPKPIDPKVLQGLSMAIDRATITKTVLNGTREPATGWVAKGVLGYQENAAGDVTKFDPAKAKQLIKDGGGVPNNKIFIQYNADSGHKEWVEAVCNSIQQAVGVQCTGDGKPDFQADLTARKNKQVKSLYRSGWVLDYPVNANFISDLFRTGADGNQGDFSNKELDAKIAAADSVKTLDESVKAYQAIEKDLVNYMPSIPLWYYKTNAGYSEKVSGVKFGQDGDPILYGVEVHK; from the coding sequence ATGCGCGGTGCCAAGAGCGCCAAGTGGGTAGCGGGCGCGATCGTCGTCGCCCTGGCAGCGACCGCCTGTGGCGGGGGCAAGAGCGATGGCGGCTCCGACGCCAAGGGCAAGGTGGACCCCAACGGGATCTTCTCGATGGACCTGGGCGAGCCGGAGAAGCCCCTGTTCACCGGTGACACGATGGAGTCCAACGGCTCCGCGGTCATGAAGTCCGTGTACTCGACCCTGGTCAAGTACAAGGCCGACGGCTCGCTCGAGATGCTGAACGCGGAGTCGCTCACCACGACCGACTCGAAGACCTGGACCGTCAAGCTCAAGCCGGGCTGGACCTTCCACGACGGCACCCCGGTGACCTCGAAGTCCTACGTGGACGCGTGGAACTGGAACGCCAACATCGCCAACGCGATGGGCCTGTCGAGCTGGTTCGCCGACATCAAGGGCTTCGACAAGGTCCACCCCGAGAAGGAAGGCGCCAAGCCGGCCTCGGACAAGATGGACGGCCTGAAGATCGTGGACGACACGACCTTCACGATCGAGCTCTCGAAGCCGGTCCCGTACTTCGGTCACAAGCTCGCGTACATCCCGTTCGCGCCGCTGGCCGCGTCCTTCTACAAGGACCCGAAGGCCGCCGGCCAGGCCCCCGTGGGCAACGGCCCGTACAAGTTCAAGAGCTGGGACCACAAGAAGCAGATCGAGGTCACCCGCTTCGACGGCTACAAGGGCCCGAACAAGGCGAAGAACGGCGGTGTGCTCTTCAAGAACTACACCACCGTCGAGGCCGCGTACGAGGACCTGAAGTCCGGCAACCTGGACATCATCCGCCAGATCGGTCCGAAGGACCTTCCGGTGTACCGCGACGACCTGGGCGACCGCGCTGTCGACCAGTCGTACTCCGCGATCCAGACCATCGCCGTGGCTTACTACGCCGACATGTGGAAGAAGCCGAAGCCGATCGACCCGAAGGTCCTCCAGGGCCTGTCGATGGCGATCGACCGCGCCACCATCACCAAGACGGTGCTGAACGGCACGCGTGAGCCCGCGACCGGCTGGGTCGCGAAGGGCGTCCTGGGCTACCAGGAGAACGCGGCGGGCGACGTCACCAAGTTCGACCCCGCCAAGGCCAAGCAGCTCATCAAGGACGGCGGCGGCGTCCCGAACAACAAGATCTTCATCCAGTACAACGCCGACTCCGGTCACAAGGAGTGGGTGGAGGCCGTCTGCAACTCCATCCAGCAGGCGGTGGGTGTCCAGTGCACGGGCGACGGCAAGCCGGACTTCCAGGCTGACCTGACGGCCCGTAAGAACAAGCAGGTCAAGTCGCTGTACCGGTCGGGCTGGGTGCTCGACTACCCGGTGAACGCGAACTTCATCTCCGACCTGTTCCGCACCGGTGCCGACGGCAACCAGGGCGACTTCTCCAACAAGGAGCTGGACGCCAAGATCGCGGCTGCCGACTCCGTCAAGACGCTCGACGAGTCGGTCAAGGCGTACCAGGCCATCGAGAAGGACCTGGTCAACTACATGCCGTCGATCCCGCTCTGGTACTACAAGACCAACGCGGGCTACTCCGAGAAGGTCTCCGGCGTGAAGTTCGGACAGGACGGCGACCCGATCCTGTACGGCGTCGAGGTCCACAAGTAA
- a CDS encoding dipeptide transport system permease protein dppB (ABC-ATPase subunit interface;~ABC-type dipeptide/oligopeptide/nickel transport systems, permease components [Aminoacid transport and metabolism / Inorganic ion transportand metabolism]; COG0601;~Dipeptide transport system permease protein DppB [Streptomyces venezuelae ATCC10712];~Transmembrane subunit (TM) foundin Periplasmic Binding Protein (PBP)-dependent ATP-Binding Cassette (ABC) transporters which generally bind type 2 PBPs. These types of transporters consist of a PBP, two TMs, and two cytoplasmic ABC ATPase subunits, and...; cd06261;~conserved gate region;~dimer interface [polypeptide binding];~identified by MetaGeneAnnotator; putative;~putative PBP binding loops), with the protein MGRYVARRLLQMIPVFFGTTLLIFLMVYSLPGDPVAGLFGDKGADPATLAKIRHELGLDQHILKQYWDYMSNIILHFDFGKQIRNGRPVTEVLGDAFPVTLQLAALAFAFELVFGVSLGIIAGLKAGRLADNIILIFTLLIISVPVFVLGFIIKMVFAFQLGWMEPNVSNDQLFSEMIAPAVVLGGLSLAYVARLTRTSMAENLRADYMRTAVAKGLPKRRIVGVHLMRNSMIPVITFLGTDIGALMGGAVVTEGIFNIKGVGGLIYESISRREGSTLVGLVTVLVIVYLFTSLLIDLLYAVLDPRIRYA; encoded by the coding sequence ATGGGGCGTTATGTCGCACGACGACTGCTCCAGATGATCCCGGTTTTCTTCGGGACCACCCTGCTGATCTTCCTCATGGTCTACAGCCTGCCGGGCGACCCCGTGGCGGGTCTGTTCGGCGACAAGGGCGCAGACCCCGCGACCCTCGCGAAGATCAGGCACGAACTCGGCCTGGATCAGCACATTCTCAAGCAGTACTGGGACTACATGTCCAACATCATCCTGCACTTCGACTTCGGGAAGCAGATCCGCAACGGTCGCCCCGTCACCGAAGTCCTGGGTGATGCCTTCCCGGTGACGCTCCAGCTGGCCGCACTGGCCTTCGCCTTCGAGTTGGTCTTCGGTGTCAGCCTCGGCATCATCGCCGGCCTCAAGGCCGGCCGCCTGGCGGACAACATCATCCTGATCTTCACGCTGCTGATCATCTCGGTGCCGGTCTTCGTCCTGGGCTTCATCATCAAGATGGTGTTCGCCTTCCAGCTGGGCTGGATGGAACCGAACGTCAGCAACGACCAGCTGTTCTCCGAGATGATCGCCCCGGCGGTCGTGCTCGGTGGCCTCTCGCTCGCGTACGTGGCCCGGCTGACCCGTACCTCGATGGCCGAGAACCTGCGCGCCGACTACATGCGCACCGCCGTCGCGAAGGGCCTGCCGAAGCGCCGCATCGTCGGTGTCCACCTGATGCGCAACTCGATGATCCCGGTCATCACCTTCCTCGGCACCGACATCGGCGCCCTGATGGGCGGCGCGGTCGTCACCGAAGGCATCTTCAACATCAAGGGTGTCGGCGGTCTCATCTACGAGTCGATCTCCCGCCGCGAAGGCAGCACGCTCGTCGGACTCGTCACCGTCCTGGTGATCGTCTACCTCTTCACCAGCCTGCTCATCGACCTGCTGTACGCGGTCCTGGACCCGAGGATCCGTTATGCCTGA
- a CDS encoding dipeptide transport system permease protein dppC (ABC-ATPase subunit interface;~ABC-type dipeptide/oligopeptide/nickel transport systems, permease components [Aminoacid transport and metabolism / Inorganic ion transportand metabolism]; COG1173;~Dipeptide transport system permease protein DppC [Streptomyces venezuelae ATCC10712];~Transmembrane subunit (TM) foundin Periplasmic Binding Protein (PBP)-dependent ATP-Binding Cassette (ABC) transporters which generally bind type 2 PBPs. These types of transporters consist of a PBP, two TMs, and two cytoplasmic ABC ATPase subunits, and...; cd06261;~conserved gate region;~dimer interface [polypeptide binding];~identified by MetaGeneAnnotator; putative;~putative PBP binding loops) gives MPDVTKTAATAEDAVASPSLTDPAGEQVNEKARSLWGDAWRDLRRNPYFLVSSVLIFFLLLIAVFPGLFTSASPTVGDLVKHYKGEPELSKIGSEGWLGYDIQGRSVYARLIHGTRASITVGIAVTLIVTVVGSLVGMIAGYFGGLVDALLSRLTDIFFGIPFLLGAMVILQSFTERTTWVVVFALAFLGWTQITRVMRGAVITVKQADYVHAAKALGAGTTRILFKHILPNAMAPVIVVATIALGGYISAEATLSYLGLGLASPTVSWGVDISAGVQAIRTSQHILLYPSIMLSITVLAFIMLGEAVRNALDPKLR, from the coding sequence ATGCCTGACGTGACCAAGACCGCGGCCACCGCCGAGGACGCCGTCGCCTCCCCCTCGCTGACGGACCCCGCGGGCGAGCAGGTCAACGAGAAGGCGCGCTCCCTGTGGGGCGACGCCTGGCGGGACCTGCGCCGCAACCCGTACTTCCTCGTGTCGTCCGTGCTGATCTTCTTCCTGCTGCTGATCGCGGTCTTCCCGGGCCTGTTCACCAGCGCGTCCCCCACCGTGGGCGACCTGGTCAAGCACTACAAGGGCGAGCCCGAGCTGAGCAAGATCGGTTCCGAGGGCTGGCTGGGCTACGACATCCAGGGCCGTTCCGTCTACGCCCGCCTGATCCACGGCACCCGTGCCTCGATCACGGTCGGCATCGCGGTCACCCTGATCGTGACCGTCGTCGGCAGCCTGGTCGGCATGATCGCCGGTTACTTCGGCGGCCTCGTCGACGCGTTGCTGTCGCGGCTCACCGACATCTTCTTCGGCATCCCGTTCCTGCTGGGCGCCATGGTCATCCTGCAGTCCTTCACCGAGCGCACCACCTGGGTCGTCGTCTTCGCCCTGGCGTTCCTCGGCTGGACCCAGATCACCCGCGTCATGCGCGGTGCGGTCATCACGGTCAAGCAGGCCGACTACGTCCACGCCGCCAAGGCGCTGGGCGCCGGCACGACGCGGATCCTGTTCAAGCACATCCTGCCGAACGCCATGGCCCCGGTGATCGTCGTCGCGACCATCGCGCTCGGCGGCTACATCTCGGCCGAGGCCACCCTGTCGTACCTCGGTCTGGGCCTCGCGTCCCCGACCGTGTCGTGGGGTGTCGACATCTCCGCCGGTGTTCAGGCGATCCGTACGTCGCAGCACATCCTGCTGTACCCGTCGATCATGCTGAGCATCACCGTCCTGGCGTTCATCATGCTCGGCGAAGCCGTCCGCAACGCCCTCGACCCCAAGCTGCGCTGA
- a CDS encoding oligopeptide transport ATP-binding protein oppD (ABC transporter signature motif;~ABC-type dipeptide/oligopeptide/nickel transport system, ATPase component [Aminoacid transport and metabolism / Inorganic ion transportand metabolism]; COG0444;~ATP binding site [chemical binding];~ATP-binding cassette domain of nickel/oligopeptides specific transporters; cd03257;~D-loop;~H-loop/switch region;~Oligopeptide transport ATP-binding protein OppD [Streptomyces venezuelae ATCC10712];~Q-loop/lid;~Walker A/P-loop;~Walker B;~identified by MetaGeneAnnotator; putative;~oligopeptide/dipeptide ABC transporter, ATP-binding protein, C-terminal domain; TIGR01727) codes for MSTISKTTNVPAPRDGDGHTGPLLEVRDLHVEFHTRDGVAKAVNGVNYSVDAGETLAVLGESGSGKSVTAQAIMGILDMPPGRIPQGEILFRGQDMLKMSNEERRKIRGRKIAMIFQDALSSLNPVLTVGYQLGEMFRVHHGLSKKESTAKAIELMDKVKIPAAKARVSDYPHQFSGGMRQRIMIAMALALEPDLIIADEPTTALDVTVQAQVMDLLAELQREYNMGLILITHDLGVVADVADKIAVMYAGRIVEQAPVHELYKRPAHPYTRGLLDSIPRLDQKGQELYAIKGLPPNLLKIPSGCAFNPRCPKATDLCHTEVPALVPVTEQDGGELPGRKSACHFWKETIHG; via the coding sequence GTGAGCACCATTTCCAAGACCACGAACGTCCCCGCGCCGCGCGACGGCGACGGACACACCGGGCCGCTGCTGGAAGTCCGCGACCTGCACGTGGAGTTCCACACCCGTGACGGTGTGGCCAAGGCCGTCAACGGCGTCAACTACTCGGTCGACGCCGGCGAGACCCTCGCCGTCCTCGGCGAGTCCGGCTCCGGCAAGTCCGTGACCGCCCAGGCGATCATGGGCATCCTCGACATGCCGCCCGGCAGGATCCCGCAGGGCGAGATCCTGTTCCGCGGCCAGGACATGCTGAAGATGTCCAACGAGGAGCGCCGGAAGATCCGCGGCCGGAAGATCGCGATGATCTTCCAGGACGCGCTGTCCTCCCTCAACCCGGTCCTCACCGTCGGCTACCAGCTCGGCGAGATGTTCCGGGTGCACCACGGCCTGTCCAAGAAGGAGTCGACGGCCAAGGCCATCGAGCTGATGGACAAGGTCAAGATCCCGGCCGCCAAGGCCCGGGTCAGCGACTACCCGCACCAGTTCTCCGGCGGTATGCGCCAGCGCATCATGATCGCCATGGCGCTGGCCCTGGAGCCCGACCTGATCATCGCGGACGAGCCCACCACGGCGCTCGACGTGACGGTCCAGGCGCAGGTCATGGACCTGCTCGCGGAGCTGCAGCGCGAGTACAACATGGGTCTGATCCTGATCACCCACGACCTCGGGGTCGTCGCCGACGTCGCGGACAAGATCGCCGTGATGTACGCGGGCCGGATCGTCGAGCAGGCGCCGGTGCACGAGCTGTACAAGCGCCCGGCCCACCCGTACACCCGGGGTCTGCTGGACTCGATCCCGCGCCTGGACCAGAAGGGCCAGGAGCTGTACGCGATCAAGGGTCTGCCGCCCAACCTGCTGAAGATCCCGTCGGGCTGCGCCTTCAACCCGCGCTGCCCCAAGGCCACGGACCTGTGCCACACCGAGGTCCCGGCCCTGGTGCCGGTGACCGAGCAGGACGGCGGCGAGCTGCCGGGCCGCAAGAGCGCCTGCCACTTCTGGAAGGAGACGATCCATGGCTGA
- a CDS encoding peptide ABC transporter ATPase (ABC transporter signature motif;~ATP binding site [chemical binding];~ATP-binding cassette domain of nickel/oligopeptides specific transporters; cd03257;~COG4608 ABC-type oligopeptide transport system, ATPase component;~D-loop;~H-loop/switch region;~Oligopeptide/dipeptide transporter, C-terminal region; cl07097;~Q-loop/lid;~Walker A/P-loop;~Walker B;~dipeptide transporter ATP-binding subunit; Provisional; PRK11308;~identified by MetaGeneAnnotator; putative;~peptide ABC transporter ATPase [Verrucosispora maris AB-18-032]), translating into MADLSKNDNAGGVSEDAAVAAIETPAQRGEPILQVRNLQKHFPLTQGILFKKKVGAVKAVDGVSFDLFQGETLGIVGESGCGKSTVAKLLMNLERATAGEVFYKGQDITRLSGRALKAVRRNIQMVFQDPYTSLNPRMTVGDIIGETFDIHPEVAPKGDRRRKVQELLDVVGLNPEYINRYPHQFSGGQRQRIGIARGLALNPEIIICDEPVSALDVSVQAQVINLMEKLQDEFNLSYIFIAHDLSIVRHISDRVGVMYLGKMAEIGTDTQIYDHPTHPYTQALLSAVPVPDPDARANRERIILTGDVPSPANPPSGCRFRTRCWKAQEKCAVEMPVLAVPERFRGQDTPAAHESACHFAEEKSVLAV; encoded by the coding sequence ATGGCTGACCTCAGCAAGAACGACAACGCCGGGGGCGTGTCCGAGGACGCTGCCGTGGCGGCCATCGAGACGCCGGCCCAGCGCGGCGAGCCGATCCTCCAGGTGCGCAACCTGCAGAAGCACTTCCCGCTGACGCAGGGCATCCTCTTCAAGAAGAAGGTCGGCGCGGTCAAGGCCGTGGACGGGGTCTCCTTCGACCTCTTCCAGGGCGAGACCCTCGGCATCGTGGGCGAGTCCGGCTGTGGCAAGTCCACGGTCGCCAAGCTCCTGATGAACCTGGAGCGCGCCACCGCGGGCGAGGTCTTCTACAAGGGCCAGGACATCACCCGGCTGTCCGGCCGCGCGCTGAAGGCCGTGCGCCGCAACATCCAGATGGTGTTCCAGGACCCGTACACCTCGCTGAACCCGCGTATGACGGTCGGCGACATCATCGGCGAGACCTTCGACATCCACCCCGAGGTGGCCCCGAAGGGCGACCGGCGCCGCAAGGTGCAGGAGCTCCTCGACGTCGTGGGTCTGAACCCGGAGTACATCAACCGGTACCCGCACCAGTTCTCCGGCGGTCAGCGCCAGCGCATCGGCATCGCCCGCGGCCTCGCGCTCAACCCGGAGATCATCATCTGCGACGAGCCGGTCTCGGCCCTGGACGTGTCCGTCCAGGCCCAGGTCATCAACCTGATGGAGAAGCTCCAGGACGAGTTCAACCTGTCCTACATCTTCATCGCGCACGACCTGTCGATCGTCCGGCACATCTCGGACCGCGTCGGCGTCATGTACCTGGGCAAGATGGCGGAGATCGGCACGGACACGCAGATCTACGACCACCCGACCCACCCGTACACCCAGGCGCTGCTGTCCGCCGTGCCGGTGCCGGACCCGGACGCCCGCGCGAACCGCGAGCGGATCATCCTCACCGGTGACGTGCCCTCGCCGGCCAACCCGCCGTCGGGCTGCCGCTTCCGCACCCGCTGCTGGAAGGCGCAGGAGAAGTGCGCCGTCGAGATGCCGGTCCTCGCGGTGCCGGAGCGCTTCCGCGGGCAGGACACCCCGGCCGCGCACGAGTCGGCGTGCCACTTCGCCGAGGAGAAGTCGGTGCTCGCCGTCTGA
- a CDS encoding oligopeptide ABC transporter substrate-binding protein (ABC-type dipeptide transport system, periplasmic component [Aminoacid transport andmetabolism]; COG0747;~The substrate-binding domain of an ABC-type nickel/oligopeptide-like import system contains the type 2 periplasmic binding fold; cd00995;~identified by MetaGeneAnnotator; putative;~oligopeptide ABC transporter substrate-binding protein [Streptomyces hygroscopicus subsp. jinggangensis TL01]): protein MRGARYATWVAPVAAVALTATACGGGGSSGGGGANGVVSSSWGDPQNPLEPANTNEVQGGKVLDMIFRGLKKYDPKTGEAKNWLAESITSSDSAHFTIKVKSGWTFSNGEKVTAKSFVDAWNYGAALKNNQKNAYFFGYIEGYGKVHPDTGAATATTLSGLKVVDEQTFTVTLSQKFSTFPDTLGYAAFAPLPRAFYDDHAGWLAKPVGNGPYAVDSYTKGSQMALKKWDGYPGEDKAQNGGITLKVYTDNNTAYTDLTAGNLDLVDDIPAAQLKNVAADLGSRYINTPAGIIQTIAFPFYDPAWHKPGQEKLRTGLSMAIDRKQITETIFHNTRTPAQDWTSPVLGQQGGFRNDLCGAACEYDPAQAKKLVAEGGGIPGGTMKITYNADTGSHKVWVDAVCNSINRSLGNNRACVGNPVGTFADYRNQVTQHKLSGPFRAGWQMDYPLIQNFLQPLYYTNASSNDGTYSNPKFDKLVDQANAQTDRTQAVNTFVEAEKVLRDDMGAIPLWYQNGSAGYSDRIGNVALNPFSVPVYDRIKVK, encoded by the coding sequence ATGCGCGGAGCCAGGTACGCCACGTGGGTCGCCCCGGTCGCCGCCGTCGCCCTCACGGCGACCGCCTGCGGTGGCGGCGGGAGCAGCGGCGGCGGGGGAGCGAACGGCGTCGTGTCCTCCTCCTGGGGCGACCCGCAGAACCCCCTGGAGCCCGCGAACACCAACGAGGTGCAGGGCGGCAAGGTCCTCGACATGATCTTCCGCGGTCTCAAGAAGTACGACCCGAAGACCGGCGAGGCCAAGAACTGGCTGGCCGAGTCCATCACGTCGAGCGACTCCGCCCACTTCACGATCAAGGTCAAGAGCGGCTGGACCTTCTCCAACGGCGAGAAGGTGACCGCGAAGTCCTTCGTCGACGCCTGGAACTACGGCGCCGCCCTGAAGAACAACCAGAAGAACGCCTATTTCTTCGGCTACATCGAGGGGTACGGCAAGGTCCACCCCGACACCGGGGCGGCGACCGCGACCACTCTGTCCGGCCTCAAGGTCGTCGACGAGCAGACCTTCACCGTCACGCTGTCGCAGAAGTTCTCGACCTTCCCCGACACCCTCGGCTACGCGGCCTTCGCCCCGCTGCCCCGCGCCTTCTACGACGACCACGCGGGCTGGCTGGCCAAGCCGGTCGGCAACGGGCCCTACGCCGTCGACTCGTACACCAAGGGCTCGCAGATGGCCCTCAAGAAGTGGGACGGCTACCCCGGCGAGGACAAGGCGCAGAACGGCGGCATCACGCTCAAGGTCTACACCGACAACAACACCGCCTACACCGACCTGACCGCGGGCAACCTCGACCTCGTCGACGACATCCCCGCCGCACAGCTCAAGAACGTCGCGGCCGACCTCGGCTCCCGCTACATCAACACCCCGGCCGGCATCATCCAGACCATCGCGTTCCCCTTCTACGACCCGGCCTGGCACAAGCCCGGCCAGGAGAAGCTGCGCACCGGTCTGTCGATGGCCATCGACCGCAAGCAGATCACCGAGACGATCTTCCACAACACCCGTACCCCGGCCCAGGACTGGACCTCGCCGGTCCTCGGGCAGCAGGGCGGCTTCCGGAACGACCTGTGCGGCGCCGCCTGCGAGTACGACCCGGCGCAGGCCAAGAAGCTGGTCGCCGAGGGCGGCGGCATCCCCGGCGGCACCATGAAGATCACCTACAACGCCGACACCGGCTCCCACAAGGTGTGGGTCGACGCCGTCTGCAACTCCATCAACCGCTCGCTGGGCAACAACCGCGCCTGCGTCGGCAACCCCGTCGGCACCTTCGCCGACTACCGCAACCAGGTCACCCAGCACAAGCTCAGCGGACCGTTCCGGGCCGGCTGGCAGATGGACTACCCGCTCATCCAGAACTTCCTCCAGCCGCTGTACTACACGAACGCCTCCTCCAACGACGGCACGTACTCCAACCCGAAGTTCGACAAGCTCGTCGACCAGGCCAACGCCCAGACCGACCGCACCCAGGCCGTCAACACGTTCGTGGAGGCCGAGAAGGTACTGCGCGACGACATGGGCGCCATCCCGCTCTGGTACCAGAACGGCAGCGCCGGCTACTCGGACCGGATCGGGAACGTGGCCCTGAACCCCTTCAGCGTCCCGGTGTACGACCGGATCAAGGTCAAGTGA